One Loxodonta africana isolate mLoxAfr1 chromosome 4, mLoxAfr1.hap2, whole genome shotgun sequence genomic region harbors:
- the METTL1 gene encoding tRNA (guanine-N(7)-)-methyltransferase isoform X1, which produces MAGVETGDAAGAEAPQPQKRYYRQRAHSNPMADHTLRYPVKPEEMDWSELYPQFFTPLTQNQSHDDPKDKKEERPQAQVEFADIGCGYGGLLVELSPLFPNTLILGLEIRVKVSDYVQDRIRALRAAPGGGFQNIACLRSNAMKHLPNFFQKGQLTKMFFLFPDPHFKRTKHKWRIISPTLLAEYAYVLRIGGLVYTITDVLELHDWMCTHFEGHPLFERVPLEELSEDPIVRHLGTSTEEGKKVLRNGGKNFPAIFRRIQDPTLQAVTPNPTQLGH; this is translated from the exons ATGGCGGGAGTCGAGACTGGGGACGCGGCCGGAGCAGAGGCCCCGCAGCCCCAGAAACGCTACTACCGGCAACGTGCTCACTCCAACCCCATGGCGGACCATACGCTGCGCTA CCCTGTGAAGCCAGAGGAGATGGACTGGTCTGAGCTATACCCACAGTTCTTCACCCCACTGACCCAAAATCAGAGCCATGATGACCCAAAGGATAAGAAAGAGGAGAGACCTCAGGCCCAAGTGGAGTTTGCAGACATAGGCTGTGGCTATGGTGGCCTGTTAG TGGAACTGTCACCGCTGTTCCCAAACACACTGATCCTGGGCCTTGAGATTCGGGTAAAGGTTTCAGACTATGTACAAGATCGGATTCGGGCCCTACGCGCAGCTCCTGGAGGTGGCTTCCAGAACATCGCCTGTCTCCGTAGTAATGCCATGAAGCATCTTCCTAACTTCTTCCAAAAGGGCCAG CTGACGAAGATGTTCTTCCTCTTTCCGGACCCACATTTCAAGAGGACGAAGCACAAGTGGCGAATCATCAGTCCCACACTACTGGCAGAATATGCCTACGTGCTGAGAATTGGG GGGCTGGTATATACCATAACCGATGTGCTGGAGCTACATGACTGGATGTGCACCCATTTTGAAGGGCACCCTCTATTTGAGCGTGTGCCTCTGGAGGAGCTG AGTGAAGACCCCATTGTGAGACATTTGGGCACCTCGACTGAAGAGGGAAAGAAAGTTCTACGCAACGGAGGGAAGAATTTCCCAGCCATCTTCCGAAGAATACAGGATCCCACTCTTCAGGCAGTGACCCCCAATCCCACTCAGCTTGGTCACTGA
- the METTL1 gene encoding tRNA (guanine-N(7)-)-methyltransferase isoform X2, giving the protein MAGVETGDAAGAEAPQPQKRYYRQRAHSNPMADHTLRYPVKPEEMDWSELYPQFFTPLTQNQSHDDPKDKKEERPQAQVEFADIGCGYGGLLVELSPLFPNTLILGLEIRVKVSDYVQDRIRALRAAPGGGFQNIACLRSNAMKHLPNFFQKGQRTKHKWRIISPTLLAEYAYVLRIGGLVYTITDVLELHDWMCTHFEGHPLFERVPLEELSEDPIVRHLGTSTEEGKKVLRNGGKNFPAIFRRIQDPTLQAVTPNPTQLGH; this is encoded by the exons ATGGCGGGAGTCGAGACTGGGGACGCGGCCGGAGCAGAGGCCCCGCAGCCCCAGAAACGCTACTACCGGCAACGTGCTCACTCCAACCCCATGGCGGACCATACGCTGCGCTA CCCTGTGAAGCCAGAGGAGATGGACTGGTCTGAGCTATACCCACAGTTCTTCACCCCACTGACCCAAAATCAGAGCCATGATGACCCAAAGGATAAGAAAGAGGAGAGACCTCAGGCCCAAGTGGAGTTTGCAGACATAGGCTGTGGCTATGGTGGCCTGTTAG TGGAACTGTCACCGCTGTTCCCAAACACACTGATCCTGGGCCTTGAGATTCGGGTAAAGGTTTCAGACTATGTACAAGATCGGATTCGGGCCCTACGCGCAGCTCCTGGAGGTGGCTTCCAGAACATCGCCTGTCTCCGTAGTAATGCCATGAAGCATCTTCCTAACTTCTTCCAAAAGGGCCAG AGGACGAAGCACAAGTGGCGAATCATCAGTCCCACACTACTGGCAGAATATGCCTACGTGCTGAGAATTGGG GGGCTGGTATATACCATAACCGATGTGCTGGAGCTACATGACTGGATGTGCACCCATTTTGAAGGGCACCCTCTATTTGAGCGTGTGCCTCTGGAGGAGCTG AGTGAAGACCCCATTGTGAGACATTTGGGCACCTCGACTGAAGAGGGAAAGAAAGTTCTACGCAACGGAGGGAAGAATTTCCCAGCCATCTTCCGAAGAATACAGGATCCCACTCTTCAGGCAGTGACCCCCAATCCCACTCAGCTTGGTCACTGA
- the EEF1AKMT3 gene encoding EEF1A lysine methyltransferase 3, whose product MADPGLEPESEPESVFPREVGLFADSYSEKSRFCFCGHVLNITQNFGSRLGVAARVWDAALSLCGYFESRNVDFRGKKVIELGAGTGIVGILAALQGGNVTITDLPLALEQIQGNVQANVPAGGQAQVRALSWGIDQHVFPGDYDLVLGADIVYLEPTFPLLLGTLQHLCGPHGTIYLASKMRQEHGTESFFQHLLPQHFQLELAQRDEDVNVNIYRARPRGPRPT is encoded by the exons ATGGCGGACCCGGGCCTGGAGCCGGAATCAGAGCCGGAATCGGTGTTCCCGCGGGAGGTCGGGCTCTTCGCGGACTCTTACTCGGAGAAGAGTCGGTTCTGCTTCTGTGGGCACGTGCTGAATATCACGCAGAACTTCGGTTCCCGCCTTGGGGTGGCAGCGCGCGTATGGGACgcg GCACTGAGCCTGTGCGGTTATTTCGAGAGTCGAAACGTGGATTTCCGAGGCAAGAAGGTGATCGAACTGGGCGCGGGAACTGGCATTGTGGGGATCCTGGCTGCGCTGCAGG gAGGGAATGTTACCATCACTGACCTGCCTCTGGCCCTAGAACAGATCCAGGGCAATGTCCAGGCCAATGTGCCAGCTGGAGGCCAGGCCCAGGTCCGCGCCTTGTCCTGGGGGATTGACCAGCATGTCTTCCCTGGAGACTATGACCTGGTGCTGGGGGCTGATATCGTGTACTTGGAGCCTACCTTCCCACTGCTGCTGGGAACCCTTCAACACCTCTGCGGGCCCCATGGTACCATCTATCTGGCCTCCAAGATGAGACAGGAGCACGGGACAGAGAGCTTCTTTCAGCACCTCCTTCCCCAGCATTTCCAGCTGGAGCTGGCCCAGCGGGATGAGGATGTGAATGTCAACATCTATAGGGCCAGGCCCAGGGGACCAAGACCTACTTGA